The genome window TTGGAAGAGAAGTCAAAGGCCCTGTTGATTTCAGAACTATTAAAAATTCAGACTTCCAGGAAGTGACTTTGGAAGTAAGTAAAGTTTCTTTATACTTTTGTTCACAAATGTGCTAGGCTTGTAAGAGGCAGGGGAAGGTCATCAGTGTTTTGAAGCACTGGTTAGATTGTAATTACCTATGGTTGTTTATGTCTCTAGCCTGACCACTTGATAAAATATAGAGGGAAGTAGGACAATTGGCCGATACTAGTTGTGATTTAGTTTAGGTGATCTGCTTGTCATGGTTTTCTGGCTATTTATGCATGTAAAACCTACCTTGTTATGGTTGTTTGGATAGTTTTCTGGTATTGTATTCCAGGTATACCAGGTCATATGGCATTTCCAGTCTTTATCTTTGCATCCGTACAGTATTGGTGGGTAGTATATagatttggaaaaaaaattaagggcTAAGTCCTTGTTTTAGCATTGCTGTCCGTTTTTGTATAGAATATTGATGCCCTCTCATTTAGGTGGAAGGGAAGACCGTATTGAAATTTGCACTATGTTACGGTTTCCGGAACCTGCAAAACATTGTCAGGAAAatcaaaattggaaaatgTGATTATCATTTTCTAGAGATCATGGCGTGCCCTTCAGGTATGTTTCTTGTAAAACGTGCTACTTAATTAATTCTTCAAATGAATATGTGGttcaatattttcaattaTCCTTCGTATAAAACTGGGACTTTGGAAGTAATACTAACTGGAAGTTAACAGGTTGCTTGAATGGTGGAGGACAGGTTAAGCCACAGCCTGGGCAATCTGCAAAGGAGTTGATTCAGTTATTACAAACAGCCTATATGGAAAACGTAAGTGTTTGGTAGCAttattttcagttattttgtggactttacTTGCAGTATGAGGCTCATAAACTTTGATAACTTTGGCCGTTTAAGTGATGGATATTTGAGGCATCTACTGTTGGCCCTTTTCTTGTCTATTCTGTCCAAGAAAAGGGGGGAAGTAGACATTCACTTTACAGAGTCGCCATGAGACTATCTCGTTTTACATGCATGgatcttttgtaatttttaactttgtttattttgtcaTTTAGCTTGCTGTTGTGGTATTGAACCCTATCTTTGGCCTGGGAATAATGATGATGTTTGTAGGCTTTGAATGACAATCCTTTAATATTGTACAGGTTTTGATAGCGGATCCTTTTGGAAACCCTTTAGTGCAAAGCTTATACGATGAGTGGCTTGAGCATCCTGGTTCAGAGAAGGCTAAGCGACTCTTTCACACAGATTATCACCCTGTCGTGAAAAGCATAAGTTCTCAGTTACACAATTGGTAAATGATTGACTTAACCTCCCAAACTCCAGTTTTCTCAACAAGGTGCGAACATCCCTGGACGGTCCCTACTGAGTGCCGAGGCTCGTCATCTTCTGGGAGTCTCTCAAATTTTTGATACAGAGgatcaatattttgttttgacaatttttttccctacATAATGTATATAGTGAACTCGTCCTTATAGAAGAAAGAATCAATTACATGCGGTTGTAATAAATCATATATTCAATCATCCTGCCCTACTTTGATATCATGTAATCAATCCCACGCACGAGAAATTTGTAGCTGACTTAACAAACAATTTGTTTGATGTATCAAGCAATGGAGTACGCAGAGATCACTTAAGACCTTGTAATGTGAAACTCCGACAGGAAAATGGGACTCTACCTAAATCAAACTCTTTGCTCCCCTAATGTCAACTTAGAAGATTAGCCATCATGTGATGTATGAATGTACTGTAAGTTGATCAAAGGTGGGGTCTCAGTTTTCCTATGTGTATAGTTCTCTCCTCCTCATGCTTGCTCTGCAATGTTGGCCATGCACAGAGAGAAACTCAGGCTTGTAAagcattttcaaaataatgaaGGTGGATATGAGTTAAACAACCTTGCCACCTTAATGCGTGGCGAGAGGGATTGCTATTCAACATCATCAACTGCTTTGGTTCAGAGTCGGAGAGAGCTAGCATTttcaaaatctctctctctcattgcCTTCACTCTCTGCGGCTGTCCAAAACCAATAGAGCTATGGAAGAATGAACGACAGTGGGGAGGAGAGTAGccttatataatatatatatatatatatatatatatatatatagttgttCGTATAAGATTGtctaaacaaacaaactcCCTTATACAAACAAACATGTTTGTATAAGGTAGTCTgcttcaattaattaattaattaaacaagtgAGTTTAGTTGTTCGATGAAATTCTAAGTGATTTAGAAAAGGAATGAGAATCGGCAGGCAAACAGCAAagtccaaaaagaaaagtttgagTGGCCAAATCTAAGGGAGTTTGTTTGTTTAGTGTACTGTGTATGTGGGGGGAAAGGCAAAGGCGTTGCTAAGGGAGAAAATGGTTTGGAGAAAATTCCAAGAAGAATGTTGAAACAACCACATGGAAGGGACTGTTTGGAATTGGATGATACTCTGTCAACTAGCTGCtcccataaaaaaaaaccccctcTTTAGCTTTGAAAGgctcttttatctttttggtgggcctttttcttttctggttcGGTTTTTCGAGTTCCTTTGCCCTTATGCTTTGTGTGCGCTGCAGAAAAGAAGGGAAGAATGTGGGGGCGGTGTGGACAATAATGTATGACAAAGACAAACACACcaacattctctctctctctctctcgataTACATTTTGTCTTGGAGTCTTTGGACTGGAATGGCATGCAGAAATGAAAGCTGCGGCTACTAAAGGAAGTGGACTGGATGCTTCTTTTTTATGCAACAAAAGGATCCTCTCtgttattaaatttaaaatttcgaAGCTCAAAAGATTGAAATATATGAAATAAACTTTTATCTTCTGGAGCAGGCGTGCAGTGCAATTAAAGTTTCTACACTAAGTTATCCTTTTGCCTTGTGTTTGGGTAAatgcacatatatatatatatatatatatatataatattactAGTGAAAATTTGTCCAGCCTTGTAAGTTGTATGTTGTTTTGCAGTTCTTATTTCTAAATCACACTTACAGTTATAGGCGATTTCATGAGCAGCATTCAGTAAATAACACAAAAGCATTTGGTCGTAAGCTGGCTGATATGCAATGCCCCTGTTTTTTGACTTAAGAAATGCGCCGTATccaaataagaagaagaagaagaagatctaAACCTACCAAGCACCTACACGAGGGTTGTGAAACATTTGAAATGTTGACTACTATAAGGCGATAAGGAACTCATTTAGACatcaaaaattgaacttttgatTAGAAATTAGAGCAACTCTTCAGCATTTTAACTTGTCCCAGATGGAAAGGAAATTTGGCAATCGAAAACTAAACAAATAGTTCAAAAATTCTTTCAAAGGGGGtagatattattttatttctccaGATGATAGCTGAAAAGACTAATTCGTATACGCATGCCGAGTGCATACAGCCAGCCACATTGTTCTTGTTCCAAAGGGTTGGGATGGTGATACATACTTCACTTCCATGAGTGATGTTTCAAGTTTGATATGATACATACACTGAAAACTTTGACAGcttcatgcatgcatgcatgttaCACCATGGCACCATTCTAATGCATGAAGGTTAGCTCAtgcctaaataaataataatatagcaATTCATGTAATACTCTAAGGAGCATGAATTCGTTTACAGATGAAGAGAAGTATCCACATCAGAGTCGCAATCGGAACCTTGGAATTTATTTGAACAAGTGTCTAACGAAGGGGTATCTGTGACTGAAGGCCATAGGTTGATCAACAGCGGGGTCTCAGTGCTCCTATACAGTATATAATCCTCATGCTTGCTCTGCAGTGCTGGCCACAGGGACACAGAAATTCCGGATTCTGATGATCCATGACCATGAGGCTGAATAAGATCATGGTGATCAGGATGGAAAAACAACCTTTCCGCGGCCGGCTTGTTATGCACGGTGGGAATGGGATTGCTAGTactcatcttcatcatcatcaacaactGCTTATGCTTTGGTTCTGAGTCACAGAGAGCTAGCATTctcaaaatctctctctcctctctcattGCCTTCACTCTCTGCAGCTGCCGAAACCTTTCCTGCAATAGAGCTATGGAGGAATGAATGACTGTGGCATCATGGCTTTCCCTCTCCATTTGAGTTTGATTCATTACAAAGTATATAATATACTCTTTTTTCTAAATGGGCAAGTTTTTTTAGTTGAGCTTCGAAATTGGGGTCGACCGTGGTGGGAAGGGAAGTGATGACCTCTAACTCTAAGGAGCCTTAAACAGGCTTCATGCATATATAGGGCAGTGGCATGTACATGTATAAGATTGTCGGCTTCTGCCTCAATTAGGTTTCAATAAGTGAACTCATCAGTCCTCGGATGAAACTCTAAATAAGTGGTTTTAAGAAAGGAATGAGAATCGGCAGAGAAGCTGCAAAGTCCAAATAGAAAAAGGTTGTGAGGCCAAATCTAAGGGAGTTTGTTTGTTCGTTTAGTGTAGGTGGGGGGGAGAGACAGAGGCATTGCTAAAGGAGAAAAGGAGTTTCGAGAAAAGTCCAAGGACCATGTTGAAACTAGCGCATGGAAGGTTGTGCTTGGAGGAATAATAGGTTGGATTGGATGGATAGGATAGAGTATACTCTGTATCAAACAGGCCTCTTTAGCTTGAATTAGCTTCAATTGATCAGCtttatttttaagttattAATTTGTggggttaatcgttttattagtccatGAATTTAGGTCCGATTTGCATTTGCGtacttcaattttcaaaatggttcccgtggtcctttagttttgttatgacaAATGGTCCTGctgttaattttgttaatttttatgttaagtgcaggggcaaaatggtatttttgtatcaaaattaataaaaatgtgaataaaaaattacaattaaactctctctatcccgatttctactcccccaaaacttgatttttcttttcttttttttttgttggttttttatttgattttcttttattgttattttaaagatatgattttttattttttattttaataaaaaaaccattttgtCCCTGTATTTAAcataaaaagttaacaaaattgacggcaggaccatttgtccaaacgaaactaaaattaaaggaCCACGGAaaccattttggaaaaattGAAGTATTTAAATACAAACTGGGTCAAAGTTTAGagactaataaaataattaacccTTAATTTGTGTGAAGAATAGAAGGGAAGAATGTATTATGTGGGGGCGGTGTGAACAATAATGCATGAAAAAGACAAATATTACATAAacattctctctctatctatcTACCAATCAATATGAGGGAGGatgtatgttttgttttggagtgTATGGAATGGAATGGCATGCAGAAAAGAAAGCTGGAGCTGGATTGGgtgtttctttctttgcagcAAAAGAGTCCCCTctattattaattttcaaatgtcGAAGCTTCAaggataagaaaagaaaagatataCTTTTAACTAGACCAGGCGTGTGATATttactctatatatatttgcattgGGTATGGGACCTTTGGGTATGGGTGTGTCTCAGTAGACATGTATGTCGTTTTGGAGTAAACAGAACTGAAGTTACACCGCATCGTCTACGGGATTTGAATAATCATTAGGCTTAATTATACTAGTGCTCCTCTCAAATCTCGTAGGAGCCATGTCAAACATTATGACAGAGTTTTTGAGGGAATTGACGGTGGTGGAGGGCAAAGTGAGACCAACTACCCGTCAATGTGGCATGGCATGGTGGAACACCGTTACTTCATGGGGGCAATACAGCTTTATCGTTATTATGTACAGCATCTTTGATCTGTGGACTTGAGGGGTCAaccacaaaaaacaaaaaagaggagaCTTGGGAGGTCAACCATAGGTTACCACCAAACCGTGCAATGCATTCAGTCATTCTCCGCTCTGCATAAACCTACCAGGGCGCTACCcggaaagctttgaattcactATATCTAAGGTGAAGGTGAGATgcaatttttgttaatttgtttgCATTACTTTAGAGTTAGAGGTAGAGTAGATTTCCAAGTTGTTGAATTTCctgatttggtttttttttcttttattctatGCTAATCTCTCTATATTGATTGTTTCTTGGGAATTTTGTTTGAGTAGAATGCATGCAGTAATCTATAGCCCTGAATAATCTCTTAGCCTTCAAGAAAAACTTTCTGTGTTctattcttctccatcttcGAGGAATTAATTTATGCAAGATTGAATATACAAACTAACTAGGAAGCATTCACAAGGATTCACTCAATATCTTCCAACAAGTAGAACATGAcactgaaattttttgatacaaaaacTAAGATGGGATCATAGGATCATGGGATCTTGTGGAATTTCCAACAATGAGTGGGAGCTCAAGATTAGATGCAGAACCTGAGACAGCAGAGGGTGTCATACTATTATTAATACATCCAACATGAGAGCTGAATGTTCCATTCACGACAACGCCCGATACACACTTCACAACCAAATCAATTTCCCATGAAACCATCCCAATTAATAGACACACACCCCACTGTGCCCAATTCAACCTTGCATTGCCAACAAGAATATGTGAGATCTCAATAAAAGCCACCTGCAGGACTAGAGTGCCACCCACAGACACCCAGAACCACTGATTGTGAAGTATGCCCCTGAACACGTTCTTCTTCTCTAGCTCCCTTGAATTGACTTGATTGAATACATGACACAGAACAAAACTGTTGAAAACAATGGACTCGCTAACCTTCTTGCTGATGCCCGGGACGGTTTGCCCTTTCAGTTGAAAGCTGACCAAGATGGCACTCTGATATAAGGCTTGACTGACAATGTTTCTCCACATTGCCTTGCTAATGAGCCAGTCAGTTCGTCTGACCGGTGGCTTCTCCATTAGTTCCTTTGTTGGCGGCTCCATCAGTAGAGCAAGCCCACCTAGAAGAGTCACAACCATGTTTGCCCAAAATAACTGAATTGCTGTAATTGCACTCTCTCCAGAAGCCATTGTGGTAGTGGCTGTTATCAGCAGCCCTGATATATTCATGGTGAGCTCAAGTTGGATGTACTTTTGAATGTTATAGTAAATGCATCTTCCGCAACTTATAATGGGGACCAAGAAACTAAAATTTCCATCCCAGATGATGATGTCAGAACTTTCTCTTGCCATTTCACTACTCCAAGTCCCCATTGCAACCCCCACATCAGCTTCTTTAAGAGTTGGAGTCTCATTTGTTCTGACTCCAACCATCGCCACAGCGTGGTCTTTTTCTTTCAGGCATTGCACCAAAAGGAGCCTGTCTGAAGGAATGGAGTTTCCCATCACGCAGATTTTATCTACCATGTCCATCCTTTCTTCTGCACTACTATTTCGAAACTTTTCGCCTTCGAGCACCAACCTGTTTGAGTTGGCAAGTATTCCACATGCAACAGCAATGTCTTTCAGCTTTGACACCTTTTCTTCTGACACCAATATGATGTTCACTCCTGCTTCTTGACAAGCTTTCACTGCTTCCATTATATCTTCGCAACATGTATAATTCACACCTAGTAGTCCTATTAAGATTAAGCTGTTTTCTTCAAGCTTTGCAACATCAGTCTGCTTGTAAGCAAATGCAATGGTCTTCAGATGTTTGGACTGCATGTGCTCTACAATATGGTTAAAAGCCAGTCTACGTTGTGCATCCATGACCTTTGTTGTCCCTCTGCTGTCAGTGTAGTGTGAGCACATGGCTAATATTGTTGTTGCCGGTCCTTTCCAATGCAAGCACATATCTCCTTCATTGTCACTGGATTTTTTCATCAATACTCCACTGCCTTCCTCATTGGTGCGCAACTCCTTGGCCTCCAGGATGGTGTGGCTCTGCCTCAAAATCTCAATTTCCATCCCCAAATTGGCAGCCCAGGGAAGGAGCGGGTCCTCTGATGAGCTGCAAGAGCTTGACGGCTTCAAAAGTGGTGTGCAGATTCCATTGCACAAAGCTTCACGAACACGTGTGTCTATTCTGGTGACACAGTCATTTTCTATGACTTCGTTCCCAATATAGCACACGTCGACTTCCAGCGAGTTCAAAGTCAGCACaccagttttgtcag of Prunus dulcis chromosome 4, ALMONDv2, whole genome shotgun sequence contains these proteins:
- the LOC117624105 gene encoding uncharacterized protein LOC117624105, which translates into the protein MERESHDATVIHSSIALLQERFRQLQRVKAMREEREILRMLALCDSEPKHKQLLMMMKMSTSNPIPTVHNKPAAERLFFHPDHHDLIQPHGHGSSESGISVSLWPALQSKHEDYILYRSTETPLLINLWPSVTDTPSLDTCSNKFQGSDCDSDVDTSLHL
- the LOC117625043 gene encoding putative calcium-transporting ATPase 13, plasma membrane-type, which translates into the protein MADTRSSGHHLDLESQQTVLLITGTNPPRVDHWRWIFVILQVRKLLISSRANRANKASPQLSSSNIHYTVISTVAAGDTPDLERTGTTEISPASPQVSGDVHLSRDNTASDAELQHANVAKIVKDEDFVSLQKFGGTRGIAEALNTDLQNGIPGDQEDICRRRMVNALSTTQAPAPGFFKLLLQSCNNYTIVLLFVAGLLSIGFGIKVEGLRTGWYEGAIIMFAILIHVIAPSIRDFWLENSHNYNAVIQTAGMSKNVVEAFRGGCPCELSVSDVVPGDLVCLKRGSVVPADGLFVSGEFLVLDDGMETTIDDKKPFMFYGAKVVSGNGRMLVTSVGMDTALGELMNRIAHTPNRAQLPAQLDKMNTRTQIAGLSISILLLVVLFFRFLLEKKDYSSGLPELKGKPAASKEIMNEMGKILMKPSGQISILTTALAILLVGVVEGIPLFVTLAITYWNRKTLSGKAIAQGILACVTMGSVTTICTDKTGVLTLNSLEVDVCYIGNEVIENDCVTRIDTRVREALCNGICTPLLKPSSSCSSSEDPLLPWAANLGMEIEILRQSHTILEAKELRTNEEGSGVLMKKSSDNEGDMCLHWKGPATTILAMCSHYTDSRGTTKVMDAQRRLAFNHIVEHMQSKHLKTIAFAYKQTDVAKLEENSLILIGLLGVNYTCCEDIMEAVKACQEAGVNIILVSEEKVSKLKDIAVACGILANSNRLVLEGEKFRNSSAEERMDMVDKICVMGNSIPSDRLLLVQCLKEKDHAVAMVGVRTNETPTLKEADVGVAMGTWSSEMARESSDIIIWDGNFSFLVPIISCGRCIYYNIQKYIQLELTMNISGLLITATTTMASGESAITAIQLFWANMVVTLLGGLALLMEPPTKELMEKPPVRRTDWLISKAMWRNIVSQALYQSAILVSFQLKGQTVPGISKKVSESIVFNSFVLCHVFNQVNSRELEKKNVFRGILHNQWFWVSVGGTLVLQVAFIEISHILVGNARLNWAQWGVCLLIGMVSWEIDLVVKCVSGVVVNGTFSSHVGCINNSMTPSAVSGSASNLELPLIVGNSTRSHDPMIPS